The stretch of DNA TACAGACATTAATGCTTATCAATAGCAAGAAGAAGATTTACAGTATTTTGTAACATGTGCTTTATCAGTGTTATTTAGAGTTggttttttataattaatgtttTCATATTTGTCTATGATAATGCATGGCATAATTCTAACATGTTTCTTTATGAAAATGGTATTTAATATGTTGAAATTGGCCATAGTGATAAAGTTTTGTTTGGCATAGCTGCATTTATGATTACTACTTAATTTCTGAATGATTGGAGGAGAACCTTTAGGAAGCTCGTCATTTGATGATATAAGCATAATGTGCTTTTGAAACAAGTTTCATTATGGCCTTTGTGCTTTTCTTGTAAGAATTGATTAAATAACACTTAATTTTTTAGGTGAAGCTGCATAGGTCTTTTTTTATTTCCTAATATCATTTGCATTGACATTAAGTGGAAAAAGTGGTGCTAATAAAGACTTTGTTCTTTCTATCATCGTTGTATTTGTAGTTCCTTTAAGTTTTTATTGCTGCTTAAAATTTTGTGTAATTCAGCAAGAGCTTTATTTAACACAGCTTGGGATAATATCAGAGCTTTGCAGTTTCTACAATGACTATCTTCTATGATTAACACTGTAATAGAGTCGTACAGTGCAATAGAGTCATGCTTTATCCTCAGTAGGTAAAAAGTTGACCTTAATACTTTCCGAAATAACTTTAATTGTGTAGTCATTCATATGTAGCCCTTGCAATACTATCGCTTTGCTTATTTGCTAAATGAAAATGCTGTGGCTACAGAAGTAGTACTCCGATGTTGTCTAAGCCTAATAGCTACTTTCGAGAAGTAGCCAATGCTTCTTAAGTGGgtcaataaaattatatgacCCTGTTGTTTTGATAAAAGTATGAAACTCACAACCACCTAATTTGGCACATTTTGAATCTTAGTTTATTTAATCTTTGATGGCTTTATGCAACAGTcgtttttttcaaattaaaaattgcaTGCATTTTCTGCCACCTGCTATATTGATCAATGATCAGCTTTTTAGtctatattagtttttattttaagttttaactgTTTGGTTCTGCCTTTTTTACCCTTTCCCCTTCTTCCTTATTCCCCACAGAAAGAGAGAAAGCAGACAAAGGAGGAGGATCTGCAATGGAAGTGAAAGACCAAGCTATGAATTCAAAACAGAAGAAAGAGAAGTCCTCAAAAGCTGAAAGACGTGATCTTCAAGAAGCTCAACGAGCTGCAAAGGCTGCTGTAAAAGGTGTCTATTATCATTCAGCATGCCCTTGTTTGATTATATTAGTGCAATGTTGGTCTTGGTTATATTACATATAATATTGTCTTTCAAAAACTTCTATTGttgaacattttaattttaaatttctctGCAAAATAAGGGAATCCGAAACATGAATTTAAGAATTTGTCTGTCTATCTATCTCACTGAAAATGTTAGTTAAACATGTTTTTGGCCTAGTGCCATATTCAACCTACTGTGCGAGGATTTAAATGTTGTTTGTAATGATTTTAGCATGCCTAAATTGGGACATGAATCATGATGATGGGCTTTCATGATTATCTTTTGTTAATATAATTCAGTGTGACACTGCTAATTGGTATTTGCTTTTATACTATCTGTTGTTAGCTGAAGGAAACAAGCCATCTGGATCTGTGACTTCAGTGAATTTAAAATCAGCTAAAGCTGCAAAGCCCCCACAAAAAGTTGATAATACTTCTATTGCGGCTTCTGAGAAGAAGGGAGGTGATCGTCCATCAGAAAAGGATAGGAAAAAAGATGTTCCTCATCCACGCTTGCAATATGATGATAAGAGTAGAGTGGAGAAAGCTAAGCGTCGTGCTGTGGTAAACCAAACTGAAGCCAGGAACAGAGTGGAACTATTCAGACATTTGCCACAGTATGAACATGGGAGTCAGCTTCCTGATCTTGAGGCAAAGTTTTTCCAGATTGATCCTGTGCATCCTTCCGTTTATAAGGTGGCGATGTTATCCCATTATTTCAACTTGTTACAATCCATAATTCTTATATGGTCAGGTTTTACCCTTTCATAATATATGTGATGTTTTAGTTCTATTCTCATGGCTCAACATCTAGATAGTACCACAGGGTAAATAGGGTTTTCCTTGCACTTAAACCCTTTATGTCTCAAGTAAAGGTTTAGTAAACTCAACTTATACTAAAAATATCATTGCTGAAACTTGAAAACGGAAAGATTCACCTCTAAATTGATTTGACAGTGtttatttaacttaatttaataCAGTCAATAGTGGAAAAATGCTTATATCATCCAGCATATGAGAGGTCATTTATTGTACTCCTTAGCTACACTTTTTGTATTCAAATCATTAAATGGAAATGGTTTCTCCTTGTTTATTACTAGTAGTTTCATTTAATTCAATTTCATGACTTTAGTTTCTTAGAATGTTACCAATTTATTGCTTAATTTttcatcaataaaaatttattgttggaattttcagtATTATCAGACACTCTAAAGTTCATGCATAGTGTGATGGTTGGAGTTTTGCATTATTTTGTGTCTCAAGTAATACATCTTGTGCATGAAAAGAAAGGGTCAAGTGGAGttaaggaaagaaagagaaatacAGACTAAGCACTGCTAGGTTTAGTGCAATATGTTTGAAGCAAATGCTTAAAGCAATTATCTGTGCCAtggtttatataaaaaaatggtaaaattGGACTTCTTCTGGTTCtgatatatgtttgtttggggggGAAAGATCAAGGCAAAGAATATGGAATGATGTGAGGAGTTACTTTTCTAAAGTATTTTTCACTCCTTTAAAGGCTCAAAATGATTTCATACCTCTTCTATTAttgctttattatattatattgcaGTTGCACAATATCAACTTGCCTACCTTACTGTCTGAAAGTTAAGAAGTTTTTCCTAaatgacatccaaataaaaaataaggtaTATCTAGGTAGGACCTATTGTATACTCAAAGGGACTATTAGCCAAACCGTTATTGAACTTTATTTGTGCTGTTTCTGTGGGTACTGGATAGTTTATTGATTAAGACTTAAGACCcagttcaatttttttgtaaattgggCCCTTATGGATTTACCTTCCTCTAATCACTGTTTTTGTGGTGATTATCAGGTTGGTTTGCAGTACCTGTCTGGAGATATATCTGGTGGCAATGCTCGTTGTATTGCTATGCTTCAAGCATTTCAGGATGCCATCAAAGACTACGCAGTTCCACCTGAGAAGACCCTTGTGAGAGACTTGACAGCAAAAATAAGTAGCTATGTTTCATTCCTTATCGAGTGTCGACCTCTTTCAATCAGTATGGGAAATGCAATTAGATTTCTCAAAAGTCGAATCACAAAGCTACCTCCGACACTGTCTGAGTCAGAATCAAAAACTTCTCTTCAATCTGATATTGAACATTTTATAAATGAGAAGATTATACTTGCCAACAAGGTGATAGTAAATCATGCTGTCACAAAAATAAGAGATGGTGATGTTCTTCTTACATACGGGTCATCGTCAGCAGTTGAAATGATACTGTTACATGCACATGAGTTAGGGAAACAGTTTCGAGTTGTAGTAGTAGACTCTCGTCCAAGGCTTCAAGGGAAAGTTTTGCTTCGAAGACTAGTGGAGAAAGGTCTTAGTTGTACATACACTCATGTAAATGCTGTTTCCTACATAATGCATGAAGTTACCCGAGTTTTTCTGGGTGCTTCATCAGTGTTGTCTAATGGAACAGTTTATTCAGGAGTTGGGACTGCATGTGTTGCAATGGTTGCTCATGTGTACCATGTCCCTGTTATAGTTTGTTGCGAGGCTTATAAATTTCATGAAAGGGTCCAGCTTGATTCAATATGCTCCAATGAACTTGGTATGTAAACCGTGACTGATGGAGAGGATTCTTTTGCCATTTTGTCTGGAAGAAAGGTTGATGTTTCAATTGTTTTCTTACAGGTGATCCAGATGTCATTTCAAAGGTTCCTGGTAGAGAGGATGTTAACCTCTTAGATGCTTGGGCCAATACTGAAAATCTGCAACTTCTAAATCTGATGTAAGACACTTATATTTACACAATATAGTACCACAATTGTAATTTCCTTTCCCTGACCTTACATTTTTCTAAATTGCTGCCAGGTATGATGCAACACCTTCAGATTATGTTTCAATGATAGTTACAGATTATGGCATGGTGAGTCTtggaatttaaatatttatctatttgcTGCTTGAAGTAGATACATAAAGTTCGCCCTACCCCTTGTACTGTTAGTATTCATGGATCAAAATAACATTTTGGACTAATACAAATCAAAAGGataaaataatactaaataaaaaaggaaactaTTAACATACAACTAGATAGATAAAGAAAAGTGATTGATTACTACTTGCACTTCCccctttaaatatttaaataagaaaCATTGAGTaaataaaagatagagattagccTGGACATTCTAAACTAGGTAAATCCTTGGACCAGTAAAGCTCTCTAGTTCCATGATaagattcattcatttttttaatagtctTAAGGGGCATtgtcttatatttttcaaacttcAGTTATGACTGTTTATGCTAACCACAAGGTCTAACAATTTAACTTTTGGCAGATCCCTCCCACAAGTGTTCCTGTAGTTGTAAGGGAATATAGCAGAGAACAGGTGTGGATGTAAACTTTGCAAATGTGGATTAGACTCAATTTTGCGTGCATGCGAAATCGCTGTTTAACTACCCAGCAGCAATAAAATCAGTGAATGTTGTTGTAATGCATTTTTCTTATCTTTGAATAATGTAAGGTAATAGGTGGGACTCTTTGTACTTCTAAAATTTGGACATTTGTCTGTATTTTCCTGTCGCAGTGAAGAGTGCGAATTGTCGCCTCTCCAGACAGATTTTGGCCATGCATTCTTCAGGTTTAGCTGCTCTTTTTTTCTTAGTGCTATCCCAATTTtgattagttatttatttagtcAATCATGATAGTTAGATATATAATTCATGAAAAGATATTATAGCATTTTTTGATCTATGCATCAaaagttttgttgttgtgttctCTTTTTCGGTCACAATTTTGATGTTTAGTTACTCTTTGCACTTGTATGGTTCATCACTTTTTTGTTACTGTAACTACGAAAACATCACCTTGTGCTGCTAGTGAAGTTGTCACTgaataattgtgtttcgtgGGAATGTTCTAACTGGGAAACATTGAAAAGGATATagtattattagtattttgcTGTGTGTGATTCTAACATGCAGCCTCCTTATCACTCTAACTCTTCCACCTCAGTTATCATACGGAGTTTATATCCccttaaattgtgttttttagTGAGAAAAGGATTTTGAAATGGAAACGGTAGCCATAACAATCAACATTAGCTGGATCGATACTAAAAAAAACATTGCATGTTATGTTTAGGATGGTATTTATTGCAGTTCCATTATCTTGTGAGGTATGCAATCATACGAAGGTATAGTTGCTCTATCCTAATGTGTAGCTATACCCACAACCACGTGTTCTTGTTATTAAAGGGACAAACTACTTTGAAAATGAGATGATTGTTATTGGAAGAGAGTGATGGGCAACAATGTAACATGCTCAAGCAAGGGTGACGTGAGAAATAGAAGCACGACTACATTAAAACCTGTAATTCGTGTCGAAATATGATTGGGGATAGGTCAATTTATGCTCTGAATGACATATGAATATGCCATTTCGATGAGTGGATAAAAACTCATTTATGCACCTCACTTTGTTATTTCTTTCATGAACAAGGACTAGTGAAAAAGTTACTGTTAAAATTTTGGTAGTGAAATGATAATTTGCAGTGATGTAGCCTTGGCCTAGAAAGAGCTAATTTGTAGTAACATGTTCATGCAttgtttctaattttttaataaactatcaATTTAGTCTATGAAATATGACTATTGTCGATTTAGTCACTaaactatataaatataataatattcgTCCAATAGGTGTTACTTGAGGAGTAAAAGTTTAGCTTTGAACCCTTAAGAGACAGAGCTTGAATCTCGTATGAGCCGGTTAGAAAATTGtcatttgtgttattgattaataataatattctcattctccaatttatttttaagaagaAATTTGTCCTTGAAATATTATTAATCCATCAATTTAAGCATTGAATTTTCATTCTATCTCTTACTTTTAAAAGCTACTGATAAACCAAAATTGATAGATTAATAATAGTTTTGGGActagtttataaaaaaagtaaaattgcaGTAGTAAtcttacattaaaaataacatttattttacgatatttattttttgttaaagtgATATTTATTATGAAATGCATGGAGTAGTAATTTATCTCTTGCAAAATTTTCTTGGAGGTAAGCTAATATGGATACGTATGTGGTTGCCAAGGCGACCCATATACTATTCTAGCCCTCAACTATTTCATGACGTCCCAACATATTGAGAGAAACACAATATTGTTGAAAATGTATTTCAATGAATAACTCTTACGTACTGTACTGTACAATATTTATAAACTGAACCAAGActgtaaaaaagaaaacaaattttactAATGAAGATAGAAAGTAAATGGAGACTATTGCATGATCTCCTTGTGTGCTAATCTTTCTATATACACAATTATATCCTAAATTAGAATATTATGCCCTTGATTTACATAATTAATACTTCTAACACTCTCCCTCAAGCTGATGGGAATATATGATTCATAGCaagcttgcacaccatattatCAAATTGTCCCTTAGGAAGACTTTTTGTCCGCACATGTGCTACTTGACTTGTGGTAGGtattagagctgtcaatttgacaagctCCCTAATTATTGGCCCTAGCCCACATTTTGAAGgggccaaaaaaattaataatttaaaaggcccccAAAAACAAGGCCCCCTAAAAATTTGTGGGCTTAGGAGGCCCATAGacccactttttttaaaaaagaatcgattttctttttttagaaataaaatttttcaattttttcaccgataattttatttttatttttttctataaaattttccgataaaaaatttctgacttttttcgataaaaattttctgattttttttcgataaaaaatgtccGATTTTTTgtttcgataaaaaatgtctaattttttttttcgataaaaaatgtccgatttttttcgataaaaaatttccaattttttcaataaaaaatgtccgactttttttggataaaaaatgtttgattttttttcgataaaaaattttcattttattttgaataaattttttttcaagaaaaaaatcttaaaattaacaaaatattggaggCCTATGGGCTCCTAGAGCCCCCTCCCTTAggccccatgaaataatgggccGAAATTAAGGGGCCCTTAAAAGATTTCTTCGATAGAGGgcctaataataaaaaaaaaaagtaagggAGCCTTGTAGTTGGGGTTTTTTTGACGGCTCTAGTAGGTATGTAGGAGATGCAAATTTCACCACTATCAATTTTTTCCTTAATGAAGTGGATCTCCTATCATTTACATTACATGCCTAGTCAACATCTGTGTAAGCTTCAACCTGGACGGGTCCTCTATTTTTGAATAGTAACCATTTTCTTGGACTTCCCTTCAAGTATCTCATAATTCTGAAAACAGcttcaaaataaattgatttatcaTCTTCCAGCCAAAAGTTGGTAGCGTTCTCAATCTACCACTTCACTTTCAGATGTTGCTTTTAACTTAACATTGGGATCCATTGGTGTTTCTACTCCTGTTTCCTGGAGTAAATCAAGGATATATTTGCACTGGTTGAGAAAGATGCCTTCTTAGACCTTGCAAACTCCATCCCTAGAAAATACTTTAATTTTCAAAAGTCTTTGATATCCAATTCAGTTTCAAGTCTTCTCTTCAAATCACTAATCTATTTAACATCATCTCATGTCataataatgtcatcaacatacactaTAAGAATGGCAACTTtacctttaaaaaataaagtgtgATATGCCTGACCTTGAGTGAAGCCATGTCTCTTGACAACACTTCCAAATCTTTCAAACCAGACCCTTGGTGATTGTTTTAATTATCCATATAaggattttttttcaatatgcagaCCTTGCCTCTCccaagattttcttcaaacctAGGTGGTAAACTCATACATACCTCTTCATGTAGTTCTCCATTCAAAAACGTATTTTTTTACATCAAATTGATGTCACAGCAAGGGAGAGATGGattatgatataattaattttagcaaCAGGGGCAAAGGTTTCTTAGTAGTCTATACCATGAGTTTGAGTAAATCCTTTtgctactaatcttgctttgtatcctTCCACACTTCCACCAGCCTTGCACTTCACTGTAAAGACCCACTTACACCCTACTGCTTTTTTATCTTGACGAAGATCAGTGATCTCcaagtattattttttctcaGAGCATCTATCTATTCTTTCAGTGCTAATTTCCAATTCGGATCACCTAAAGCTTCCTAAATAGTTCTAAGCACAAACATATTATAAATCCAAGACAAAAAGCCTTGTGAGTGTCTGATAACTTGGCATATGACAAGTAATTGGACATGGGGTGTTTAGTGCATGTTCATGTACTTTTCCTTTCAGCAATTGAAAGGTAAAGATCAACAAAATGGTCATCCTTACTTTCATAGAATTTCTTGGTAATTGGATTAAAACATTTGTAACCCTTTTTATTGGAAgcatatataagaaaatacaatttttagctTTAGGATCCAATTTGGAACGAAAAGTGTATAGGATGTggatataaaacattttaagaAGATCATTAGTGATTCGAGATATGGGAAAATTATTTTGCAAAACTTGTAAAAGAGTTTTATATTCTAAAACACGAGATGACATTCTATTCATTAGACAAGAGGTGATTAGTATAGTATTTCTCTAAAGATATTTAGGTACATTCATAGCAAACATAATAGCTCTAATAACTTTAAGGAGATgcctattttttctttcaacgaTATCCTTTTGTTGTAGAATATCACGACAAGTGTATTGATGAATTATCCCTTTAGCTACTAGAAATGTACTTAAACATTAATTggttaaaatattcaaatagaCGGTAGAATACTAATTTTTGTCTAAATTGGTTTTCAATCATTTGGAAAAAATCTTTGAACCTTTGCTCtactttagattttttttcatgAGGTAAACTTAACACACTCGTGTGTGGTCATAAATAAATGTTACAAACCATTTTTTATCTGGATGATCCAGATAAAAATTAAGGTTTGGAAGCAGAATATGATTTTGGAGGAATTACACACGAGAGTCTATTGCCAAGTGACACGTTTCACAATGAAAATTGGAAgaatttatttcttttgataATTCAGGAAACAAATGCTTAAGATAAGGAAAACTAGGTTGCCCTAATCTTTTATGCCGTACCATAGCTTGATTTGAAACAGGGAGTAAACTAGCACTTCGTAAACCAGAAATCCTTGTATTACTAGTATGAGTTTCATTAAAGTAGTACAACCCATTCATCTCTCTAGCAGTTCCAATCATCTTACCCGATATCTGGTCCAGAAAAACACAAATCGAAGAACGTGTCTTCTGacaatttatgaaaattaagaTGATTACATGCAAATTTaggaatatataaaaaaatgcaaaGTAATATTCTCTAAAAAATGTATGTTGCCTTTTCCTGCAATACTGGAATAACTACCATATGCTATCCTAACTTTTCCAGAACCTAAACTAGGGAAATTATGTTCGAACAGGTTGAAGTATTTCAATTTTGGAAAGAGTAAATTTGGGTGAGAGTTGAGACTCATTCTTAGACACGATATCAGAATTAGTGTGGGATgggaaagaaaaataaaaaaggaatcTAACTCTATGAACTTGCACCGTCTGATACAATATAGAGAGAAACACAATATTGTGAAAATACATTTCAATGAATAATCTTTCTGTacaatacaatatttataaGTTGAACCAAGACTCTAAAAAAGGAAACATATTATACTTGTTGGGTGGACTCATTTttcaagtggaacccactagttttattagtattaatattattattagtattattattattgaaaaaaaagaaagaaaaaaaaaggtattattgggttaggcccacgtgaaggaaataaaagagatttagaaatcctaagaattaaaataaagaataaatgaaaaagagaacggttgccagaagaaaaataagggtttggttccggtggtaacaggtgtgtagcaaacttgctccgtttgatctacaaatttagtatgttattcatagcactgagtttgttactttaatatatagtttgagtagttttatcttctctgagtgTTACTTttgcatacccactttagtggaaggatgttataaggttgttattgttgattgatgttccctattaggaagactctggtgtatccattaattattataatagaaGTTTTTCTGAACTAGGTCatgtggtttttattctctcaaattgaggggaagttttccacgttaaaattgtgtttgtctcatatttaattttctgccaattatttttgctctgtggaattgtattttctgtttgaccattatctgcacaggtgggggatAATATTCCACATTATTGAGacagttatcgctaattatctctggttttcccaacaaagtggtatcaaAGTTCAGTTATtttatttgtgcatttaaatggatgagaaaaataaaggtcccaatatgattaaactcaactcttctaattacacactttggaagactctcatggaagacatgttatacagtaaagatttgtagGATTCTATTGAGGGTAacactgctaaacccgcagataaatatgacgctgactggaagaagatgaatagaaagggaGTGGCGTTGATCAAACAatggttggatcttagtgtatatccacatgttgaaactgaaatagatgctaacaagaagtgggaaaaattaaaagagttgtatgaacgaaagaatgtgaAAATTAAAGCATTAttgattcggaagctggtgaatatgaaatacaaagatgaggattcaatggcagatcatatgagtatttttcagaatacaatgaatcagttgacaattgcaaaaattaaattagatgatcagttgcaagcgttgttattgttgagttccttgcttgataattgggaagtccttgttgtgacgttgaccaattcagctccaagtggaaagttgaaaatgtcaacagttgaagagagcatgttgaatgaagaagctcgaagaaaagaatgtggtttgattggttcgaacatggtttgattggttcttcctcaaagtcagaagcactagttacagagtcacgggggagaagtcaatctagaaacatccatagacgcgacaactctgaaagtcatagcaagtcaagaagcaagccgaggactagaaaagaagtgatatgctatcattgtggcaaaacgggtcacataaaaagaaattggaggttccttaagagagatcaatcaagggaaaaTGATGacgacaaagagaagaaaatgataaagatataacagcagttgcatctgttaataatgtctacattatttgtgatgataattccataaaccttgcatgtcaggattcaacttggattattgattcgggtgcctcatatcatattactcctaggcgtgatttctttCCATCTTACAatgctggtgattttggcatggtaaaaatgggagatgaatgagtatgtaaaattattagtctgggagatgtttgggttgaaactgggattgaTTGCAAGCTTCGAtggaagaatgttagacatgtacttaatattcgtctcaatttgatttcggtgaaagccttggatattgagggttatcacacttactttggtggtggtggtatatgtaaagcCACCAAAtggtccctagtggttgcaaaggacCAAAgttccatttccctctataggatgcctacgaagctatgcaaggaagaagtgaatgcaattgaaaatGCATCTTCtaatttatggcatatgcgcttCGGTCACTTGATTGAGAAaagactcaacatacttgcaaagaaaaattttcttcatgtgaaaggtacgtctctaaaaacttgcactcattgttttgctggaaaacaacatagagtttcttttcataatactagTCCTCATatgaggcaaaatattcttgatttagtttatactgatgtttgtatgatggataataaatctcttggtggtgcatcatattttcttacttttattgacgaccactctataaaagtgtgggcatttcctttgaaatctaaagaccatgtatttggagtcttcacacattttcatgcaagtgttgaaagagaaaagggaaggaaattgaaatgtgttcgatcagataacgatggtgaatacagaggtccatttgaagagtattgtagagaacatggaattgggtttgagaaaacagttccaaagacacctcagcataatggtgttgtagagagaatgaatcgtacgattaatgacagaatgagatgtatgctctctcatgcaaaattatcgaaatccttttggggtgaacaatgaaaactgcagtggatttgatcaatctttttccttctatttcacttgatggtgatgttccaaatagagtgtagACATGGAAATATGTCTTACCGTCATTTaagagtttttggttgcagatgttttgttcacgttccaagagatgagaggtccaagcttgatagtaaatccaaatagtgtatattcgtcggttatggtgatgaagaatttggttatagattgtgtgatcccgagatgtgatattttttaaagaccagactattgaaaattttgataaagctgaa from Cicer arietinum cultivar CDC Frontier isolate Library 1 chromosome 3, Cicar.CDCFrontier_v2.0, whole genome shotgun sequence encodes:
- the LOC101491115 gene encoding translation initiation factor eIF2B subunit delta-like isoform X1 codes for the protein MDARRAPRAVIDPKVRKVGFFAPPDPIPLNISPSVNSLSPVMIPPPRHSSENLNINTRYSVTSPSGEESIAISSSSSELFPPPISPAPSSRIVAGDGGGIAASSFPRGGFDVTAVKASIGVPVCKLTTVSVVNADSLAIDEREKADKGGGSAMEVKDQAMNSKQKKEKSSKAERRDLQEAQRAAKAAVKAEGNKPSGSVTSVNLKSAKAAKPPQKVDNTSIAASEKKGGDRPSEKDRKKDVPHPRLQYDDKSRVEKAKRRAVVNQTEARNRVELFRHLPQYEHGSQLPDLEAKFFQIDPVHPSVYKVGLQYLSGDISGGNARCIAMLQAFQDAIKDYAVPPEKTLVRDLTAKISSYVSFLIECRPLSISMGNAIRFLKSRITKLPPTLSESESKTSLQSDIEHFINEKIILANKVIVNHAVTKIRDGDVLLTYGSSSAVEMILLHAHELGKQFRVVVVDSRPRLQGKVLLRRLVEKGLSCTYTHVNAVSYIMHEVTRVFLGASSVLSNGTVYSGVGTACVAMVAHVYHVPVIVCCEAYKFHERVQLDSICSNELGDPDVISKVPGREDVNLLDAWANTENLQLLNLMYDATPSDYVSMIVTDYGMIPPTSVPVVVREYSREQVWM
- the LOC101491115 gene encoding uncharacterized protein isoform X3 translates to MVGLQYLSGDISGGNARCIAMLQAFQDAIKDYAVPPEKTLVRDLTAKISSYVSFLIECRPLSISMGNAIRFLKSRITKLPPTLSESESKTSLQSDIEHFINEKIILANKVIVNHAVTKIRDGDVLLTYGSSSAVEMILLHAHELGKQFRVVVVDSRPRLQGKVLLRRLVEKGLSCTYTHVNAVSYIMHEVTRVFLGASSVLSNGTVYSGVGTACVAMVAHVYHVPVIVCCEAYKFHERVQLDSICSNELGDPDVISKVPGREDVNLLDAWANTENLQLLNLMYDATPSDYVSMIVTDYGMIPPTSVPVVVREYSREQVWM
- the LOC101491115 gene encoding uncharacterized protein isoform X2; translated protein: MEVKDQAMNSKQKKEKSSKAERRDLQEAQRAAKAAVKAEGNKPSGSVTSVNLKSAKAAKPPQKVDNTSIAASEKKGGDRPSEKDRKKDVPHPRLQYDDKSRVEKAKRRAVVNQTEARNRVELFRHLPQYEHGSQLPDLEAKFFQIDPVHPSVYKVGLQYLSGDISGGNARCIAMLQAFQDAIKDYAVPPEKTLVRDLTAKISSYVSFLIECRPLSISMGNAIRFLKSRITKLPPTLSESESKTSLQSDIEHFINEKIILANKVIVNHAVTKIRDGDVLLTYGSSSAVEMILLHAHELGKQFRVVVVDSRPRLQGKVLLRRLVEKGLSCTYTHVNAVSYIMHEVTRVFLGASSVLSNGTVYSGVGTACVAMVAHVYHVPVIVCCEAYKFHERVQLDSICSNELGDPDVISKVPGREDVNLLDAWANTENLQLLNLMYDATPSDYVSMIVTDYGMIPPTSVPVVVREYSREQVWM